A window of Anopheles merus strain MAF unplaced genomic scaffold, AmerM5.1 LNR4000143, whole genome shotgun sequence contains these coding sequences:
- the LOC121601686 gene encoding uncharacterized protein LOC121601686 yields MSAKDKRKSGSTYRSIEANNKKLDAELFGESSEAGPSNIQTATSNVEFSEHPHCENHPCPFDEYILQEEYVSDWVTIDAFDDMEVYEEVNEDYDEAEETIHSTQESQHEEEPFDELIRNWALKTYQTHQALNGLLEILRKKTDYQLPKDARTLLKTRQCGKETYPIAGGEFRFPGVRSVLKDHFRDVPPRVSKFSLNFSIDELPLHKSTRKQFWPILMSIQEMPEVPVLMVGNFFGESKPKSVEEYLRPLVDELNGLMDNGIVIANKPIEIHVRAFIADSPARAFIKGSVYFNHTHGCQKCTVQGKYHSAHRVTCFPGMDHPARTHEDFVQSNYGAHHREKTPLMDLKNFDIIKQIIIADRLHLFDYGVTRTMLKGWKSGKLGGGAKWSEDTISKIDALLKEVELPLEFHRKLRSVEDIGLWKASEFQMFLHYASFIVLKDVLTDVQYDHFMKYYCAVTLLSSEVYKNDWLEAKCLLKEFVLDYGVIYGEHCITSNIHSLLHVYDDVDKFGPLYTISSYPFESKLQHVKNCLRNGHKVLVQAANRISEQKPSTASSNRTNLSFPFLKTKTNGVALHINPQLTLSPGFQSNWFLTHDNYIVKYCSAEQKDSTIIINGRAFNYITETCSYYISPFMKDIYEEDSCSIQQ; encoded by the exons ATGTCGGCCAAAGACAAGCGCAAGTCAGGATCCACGTATAGATCCATAGAAGCCAATAATAAAAAGCTTGATGCTGAATTGTTTGGAGAGAGTAGTGAAGCTGGGCCAAGTAATATTCAGACAGCTACGTCAAATGTAGAGTTCAGTGAACACCCGCATTGTG AGAACCATCCTTGTCCATTTGATGAATACATCTTGCAAGAAGAATACGTGAGTGATTGGGTTACTATCGATGCATTCGACGATATGGAAGTATATGAAGAGGTCAACGAAGATTACGATGAAGCTGAGGAAACTATACACAGTACACAAGAGTCTCAACACGAGGAGGAACCATTTGATGAGCTTATTCGAAATTGGGCATTAAAAACATACCAAACACATCAAGCGCTAAATGGACTATTAGAAATTTTACGTAAAAAAACGGACTACCAACTGCCGAAAGATGCTCGCACGTTGCTTAAGACAAGGCAATGTGGAAAAGAAACGTACCCTATAGCAGGGGGAGAATTTAGGTTCCCTGGGGTACGATCGGTCCTCAAGGATCACTTTCG CGATGTACCACCAAGAGTCAGCAAATTTTCGTTGAACTTTTCGATTGATGAACTTCCACTGCACAAGAGCACTCGAAAACAGTTTTGGCCCATATTAATGAGCATTCAAGAAATGCCGGAAGTTCCAGTATTGATGGTTGGCAACTTTTTTGGTGAATCGAAACCAAAGAGTGTTGAGGAATATCTGCGTCCGCTAGTCGACGAGCTAAATGGGTTGATGGATAATGGCATTGTAATAGCCAATAAGCCAATCGAAATACACGTTAGAGCTTTCATCGCGGACTCACCAGCACGAGCATTCATAAAag GTTCAGTTTACTTCAACCACACACATGGTTGCCAAAAATGTACGGTGCAAGGAAAATATCACAGCGCACACCGAGTTACATGTTTCCCGGGAATGGATCATCCAGCAAGAACGCATGAAGATTTCGTCCAATCAAATTACGGAGCACATCATCGGGAAAAAACGCCTCTCATGGATCTTAAGAACTTTGACATCATAAAGCAGATTATTATAGCAGATCGTTTGCACCTCTTTGACTACGGCGTAACAAGAACAATGCTGAAAGGATGGAAATCAGGCAAATTAGGAGGGGGTGCCAAGTGGTCTGAAGACACAATAAGCAAGATTGATGCTTTGCTGAAGGAGGTGGAACTTCCTTTAGAGTTTCATCGCAAACTCCGTTCTGTTGAAGACATTGGATTGTGGAAAGCTAGTGAGTTCCAAATGTTTCTACATTACGCGAGTTTTATCGTTTTGAAGGATGTATTAACAGATGTACAGTATGAccattttatgaaatattactgTGCGGTAACATTGTTATCATCCGAAGTGTATAAGAATGATTGGCTTGAGGCGAAATGCTTGCTAAAAGAGTTCGTTTTAGACTATGGTGTTATCTACGGGGAACATTGCATCACCAGCAATATACATAGTTTGTTGCATGTGTATGATGATGTAGACAAATTCGGCCCGCTTTACACCATTTCATCTTATCCCTTTGAAAGTAAGCTCCAGCATGTTAAGAACTGTCTTCGAAACGGTCATAAGGTTTTGGTGCAGGCTGCAAATAGGATATCGGAGCAAAAACCAAGTACTGCGTCATCAAATAGAACAAATctctcttttccatttttgaaAACCAAAACTAATGGAGTAGCATTGCACATAAATCCACAATTAACTCTTTCTCCTGGTTTTCAGTCCAATTGGTTTTTGACTCATGATAACTACATAGTTAAATATTGTAGCGCAGAACAAAAAGATTCAACTATAATAATTAATGGAAGAGCATTCAATTATATAACCGAAACCTGCTCGTACTATATTTCACCTTTTATGAAGGATATATATGAAGAAGATTCAT GCTCGATACAACAGTGA
- the LOC121601687 gene encoding uncharacterized protein LOC121601687 — MNAQEPHNIDSEANLLLDFDQADIETWFICLEASFHVNGIKLDKFKFNTVIVALGSRAKYVHSVIKQCQNENNSNKYETLKEAVIAHFQPSETQRLSSLLSGMSLGDQKPSVLLSEMRRLGGAGCTDNILTNLWLRALPNTTRAIIAAMPTVTLDDQAKVADKILEAPREQISSIQHRGDGATINSLEQRIEALTQRLDEALTADGMERQPEINVAGSAGFISGTVLKLANRGVLSTAIDVSPNPQTAHAAAASASNPASATDNDSSDNNRLQRIHIHDPKTSNRFLIDTGADVSVVPPTLRERNSPKHSQQLFAANGTPIHTYGTKRITVDLGLRRSFVWVFVVADIIPNN, encoded by the exons aCTTCGACCAAGCGGATATTGAAACCTGGTTCATATGCCTTGAAGCCTCTTTTCACGTCAACGGCATTAAACTGGACAAGTTTAAGTTCAACACAGTGATCGTCGCTCTTGGTTCACGAGCAAAATACGTGCATTCAGTCATCAAGCAGTGTCAAAACGAAAATAACAGCAACAAGTATGAAACACTAAAGGAAGCTGTTATCGCTCATTTCCAACCATCGGAAACACAGCGACTGAGCAGTTTGCTGTCCGGCATGTCCCTTGGAGACCAGAAACCCAGCGTTTTGCTGTCCGAGATGCGCCGCTTAGGAGGAGCAGGTTGTACCGACAACATCCTGACCAACTTATGGTTGCGAGCCCTGCCCAACACAACTCGTGCCATCATCGCTGCCATGCCAACCGTAACACTGGACGACCAGGCAAAAGTTGCTGACAAGATTCTGGAGGCACCCCGCGAGCAGATTTCCTCTATTCAACATCGAGGAGATGGAGCTACGATAAATTCGCTGGAACAACGTATCGAAGCCCTTACGCAACGCTTAGATGAAGCACTAACAG CCGACGGGATGGAACGCCAGCCAGAAATAAACGTGGCTGGATCTGCTGGTTTCATTTCCGGCACGGTTCTCAAGCTCGCAA ATCGAGGTGTACTCTCGACCGCGATCGATGTAAGCCCTAACCCGCAAACCGCCCacgccgctgctgcatctgccAGCAATCCTGCGTCCGCCACGGACAACGACAGCAGCGACAACAATCGCTTAcaacgcatacacatacacgacCCGAAAACATCGAATCGATTCCTTATCGACACCGGAGCGGACGTTTCTGTTGTCCCACCAACCTTAAGAGAACGTAACTCACCAAAACACTCACAACAGCTGTTTGCCGCGAACGGTACCCCAATACACACGTACGGTACCAAGCGTATCACTGTCGATCTCGGCCTACGACGATCctttgtgtgggtgtttgtCGTCGCAGAT ATTATACCCAACAACTAA